From a single Mesoaciditoga lauensis cd-1655R = DSM 25116 genomic region:
- a CDS encoding carbohydrate ABC transporter permease, whose translation MNKSKTLMALLKHTILILGAVVMLFPFFWAFSTSFKSLREIFRNPFSLFPAHPTWSNYVAIFSKIPFARYILNSFVVASATTLFQIITAVLGAYAFSRMDFKGKNFAFYSLLATMMIPSQLLMIPQYLVVAKFGWINTYEGLVLPYAATAISTFFMRQFFLTIPRELEDAAIIDGCNQFQILTKIFLPLSKPAISTIAVFSFMWSWNGYFWPLLVVNVPDMRTIQLGLAMFRTQGGIQWGQFMAGTIIATLPILVVYFFAQKHFIKSITLTGLKG comes from the coding sequence ATGAATAAATCCAAGACACTCATGGCGTTGTTAAAACATACAATACTGATACTTGGCGCAGTTGTCATGTTATTTCCATTCTTTTGGGCATTTTCAACCTCTTTTAAGAGTTTAAGGGAGATATTCAGAAATCCTTTTTCTCTTTTTCCCGCTCATCCAACATGGAGCAATTACGTGGCTATCTTTTCGAAAATACCATTCGCAAGGTACATTCTCAACAGCTTTGTCGTCGCGTCGGCAACAACACTTTTCCAAATCATAACGGCGGTACTCGGGGCGTACGCGTTTTCAAGAATGGACTTCAAAGGAAAAAACTTTGCTTTTTATTCTCTTTTAGCCACCATGATGATACCTTCTCAGCTCCTCATGATTCCCCAATACCTCGTCGTTGCCAAATTCGGCTGGATAAATACCTATGAAGGGTTGGTCCTTCCTTACGCTGCCACGGCTATCAGCACCTTTTTCATGAGACAGTTCTTTTTAACCATTCCGCGTGAGTTAGAAGACGCCGCAATAATAGATGGGTGTAACCAATTCCAAATACTGACAAAAATCTTTCTTCCACTTTCAAAACCTGCCATTTCCACAATTGCGGTTTTCTCCTTTATGTGGTCATGGAACGGATATTTTTGGCCTTTGCTGGTGGTCAACGTGCCTGATATGAGAACCATTCAACTTGGATTGGCGATGTTTAGGACCCAAGGCGGCATTCAATGGGGACAGTTCATGGCTGGTACCATAATAGCAACTTTACCCATCTTGGTAGTTTATTTCTTTGCCCAAAAGCATTTCATAAAAAGCATAACCTTAACCGGTTTAAAGGGGTGA